GAAATGGAGAATatggctgaagaagaaggcgagcCTATTTCCTCAAGAATTGATTTTGGTGGAATCGAGTCAAAGATGGTTGGATTATCTCATGAATTTCAAAAAGCTAGAGATAATCTTCTTGAAGATAAAAGCTATTCGATTATTGGGATGGCGGGCGTTGGAAAGACAACTCTTGCTAAGCATATTTTTGAAGATCCATCAATTCGGAGCCattttgagtttcgagcatgGGTGAAAGTGGGCAGAAAATGTGAATCTTATGACCTATTAGCATGCGTTCTAGCTCAAGTGTTTAACGTTGACGAACTGCTTGAAAATGGGGAGAATTTAGTTGACctattgaaagaaaaattgaaggatGAGAAATGTCTCATCGTGTTCGATGATGTTTGGGAGATGCAAGCAGTAAATATCTTTAGAAATTTCTTGCGACATGAGAATATTGATGGAAGGATTCAATTCTTACTTACAAGCAGACAAGCAATAGTATGCACGGAGGGTGGGTGTGAATTTGAAAGATTACGCTTGTTGAATCAAGAAGAAAGTAAGGAATTACTTGGTGAAATAGTGTTTGGTGAAGAGGGTTTTCCATTTCAACTTGAGAAACTTGGAGAGAAGATTGCGTTGAAATGTGAAGGGCTTCCTCTTATGATAGTCACGGTTGCAAAGCTCTTATCAGAAGCTGACAAGACCCCAGAATATTGGACTGAGGTAATCATCAAAAAACATAGTTCAGTCCAGAATATTGGACTGAGGTAATCATCAAAAAACATAGTTCAGTCTTTGTGAATGCGTATAATCAAATATCAGAGGTACTTTTCCCAAGCTATAATTACTTTCCCCAATATTTAAAAATGTTTCTTCTCTACATGGGAGCTTTCCCTCCATATTGGGATATCACGGTAAAGTTGCTCTTCTATACTTTGAGTGCTGATGTGTTTCTTTATCAGAGTGGAGAAGAaagtttttatctttttaaGAAGACATGCTTGGGAAAGCTTTCGATGTGGTATCATGTTGTTCTCGACAAATCACGGGAGGATGAACCTTGGTTTTGGTATAGAAAGTATCGTGTGCATTCTTGTTGGCAGCACATGTGTAGGGTAGAAGCTAGTAGGATCAAGTTTCTACATGTCATACAAAGTTGTGATGATGTTATAAAAGACCAGCGCCGTTTGTGTTCCCATTGGAACAGTTTATTATGCTTCAAACAAGTGTCTGATTCGATAAAAAATGATTGTGCATCGACTGTCCGTTCTCTCCTTTGTTTTGGTCACCCATATCCAATTCCAATACAAGCCATGGGTTTCAAGTTGCTCAGGGTACTACATGTTGGTCAAGTCCGATTTTACCATATCTCAACTGAAATTTTCAAACTAGTTTGTCTACGACTTCTTGCCATAACTTACAACGGTGACCTCCCTGCTTCCATATCCAACCTTTTTCAACTTCAATTCCTGATTATTTACAGACATATGATCATTAAAAAGCTTGGAGTTCAGTCATATATGCCTGTGCAAATTTGGGACATGCAAGAATTAGAGCATATTGAGATCCCGGGAAAGGACCTACCAACCCCAAGTACTGATGATGCTACCTTGAATAAACTCATCAGACTTTATGGTGTGAGTGCAAACAGTTGTACAAGGGAAGTTCTCAAAAGAATTCCTAATTTAAAGGAACTAGAAATTGTAGTGGAGTTGAAGccttatgatgatgatgatgaagtcAACCCATTGAGTTCTTTGAGTTATATATCAGAACTCCGGAATTTGGGAACACTTTGCTATAGAATCAGGAATCCCGAGATAAGGCGTGAGTTTCCTACTATTTTTCATCCTTCAATGTTCCCATCAAGTCTCGGTTGTTTAGAATTGATTGGCGTTGGATATCCTTGGGGGTCTCTAAATGACATTGGTTCGCTGCTTCCAAATCTCGAGTTTCTCCGATTAGAATGCTATGCCTTTCGAGGCCCAGAGTGGGAAATAAAACCGGGGAGTTTCTTGAATCTTATTGATCTTCGAATTGAAGACACCGATTTGGTGCAATGGAGAGCTCAACGTGGAAGTCTCCCGAGGCTTCGTATACTAAGGATGAAGCACTGCTACAAATTGCAACAACTCGATTTGTCGGATGATCAGTCTTCGATCACGACCATTAAATTAGTGGATTGCAATCCTTTAGCTGTGGCTTGTGCCAATCAGTTGAAAGATAAGTTTTCCTTCAAACTTATCGTCGAATCTTCTTTTGAGCTCAAGTGAATTAGCAACTTGTCTGACAGGTTAGTCTCACTACTTTGCAATATATATCACGTCTTAATGTTTCTTCCCTACTTCTTCTCTTTTTTCACATACAAACCAAATCAATTCATGTCATAAATATATATCTTCTGTTATAGTCATAGTTCTGTCACTTTTCAGGCAAATGGGAGAGCTGAAGGGGTCAGACGTTGCGTTATCCCATAATGTAGATTGTATCACCTTGTCGTCTGAATTTAAGGATTTGTAACTTGATTTGGATTTTGTTGGGGATTATGAAACCTGAATGCTGAATTGTGTATGCAGTTTGTTACCGAAATTGTTGTAAGTTGGATTTGTGTGAAAGCATTAGTTGTGATGCATGATTTTCACTTTGTTTTGACATTTGTGTGTAATCAGttgatttgtttgtttaatAGCTTAAAAATCTCAGATTCTGGCAGTATAATAGTTAATTTCTGGCTTCATATTTCAAAATGAACTTGGAATTAGTTGGTTAGACTCAAAGACAGAGAAACCGGCTTTACAGATAGATTTTCATGTGAGGATCAAACAAGGTGTTAGAATCAGACCAGAGCAGATTGAATTAAATCCACGATTAACTTATTTCTGTTTCAATTTCTCTGAGATTGATTGCTTGTTTATTGTGTTTGTTTACCATCTCTTTTGCAAATGATATATTGAGATTGATCCTACATCACCTCTCATGTCTAATCGAACTCACGCTAAAATTTATATTCTGTTACTTATTAAAATTAAGTTTACCGGTTTAGTTAAATCCCTTAAAAAAGGAtattaattacttaaattaaatattaatcgaaaaataaaacataaagcccTTGAAACAACATGCAACaccgcctcaaaaaaaaaaaaaaaacaccaccTAATAAACTAAAAGGGCCGATAAAGGATCCAAAGCCCAAACAGAATTCTAAAGAAATAGGAAAACATGGGCCGAACTCAAAATCGTAAGCCCAAAACGAACGAAAGTGCCTAATCACCTCGATGCAAACTCCAGCAATCCAAAACACAAGGAACTTTCAAATTCCTAAATTTGTTAGCATCATGGATAATTTAGTATAAGCAGAATTTGTTTATAATAGTATAATTTTTCAATAGGGAGTTATAaggttaaaattattattattattattattattattagggacTATATATACAACCACCCAAAATCCAATTTTGTTTGacatataatttataagtaAAAAATTGGATGaattgcatgtaaatataaATGATCAAACTTTTCAAAAGATAAGCTAATCTAAGTAAAAATTCATGTCAAACTCGATAATCCAAATAAATTAAACAGAGTTACACCTCTAACAATGTAGAAAATTAATGTTTGAAATTTAtcagtatttttatttaatgtaCACTACTAGacacaatatatttatttatttcaaaattttaaattatgtaaaaatgtcAAATtgtcattatttatgagttagattGCTTGCAGCTGTTATAATTTTCAACGCGCTTGATCAACTGCTCAATCTTCATAATTAATCTTCCCTATAATTATTCTTCCACACCTTAATTTGccttcaaaatcatcaatacaTCCATTTTACCATCGTATCAAAATCATTTACTAAAATTCTTGAATGTTTCTGAGATTGTATCAAAAccagctgccgccgccgccgccgccgttgacTTGTGCCAACTCCTCCACGAGAGGTACAGCACAGAGCTATCATCTATCATTAATTTGTTTCATCTCAGTTTGCTTATTATAATTCTTCTACGTTTCTTTCTTAGGCGATTTCTACCACACAGTTTTGGAAGAAAATTTCTGAGCTAAGTTTGTGGAAGCAATTTTATTTCAACGATCAGCAGATTATTTATTTGGACATGGCGGCTTATGGTGCGGCGGATTCTCTGAAGAATACGATTGAGCGTATTCTACAATCGTCTCGCATTTCTCTCGTTTCCCACTCTCCACAAATACTACCCTCAGCTGATTATGGTGCAGTGACTTTTCTCAAGAATACGATTCACTGTATTCTACAATTGTTTTGCATTTCCCCCTCTCCACAGATCTTACTACCTGCCTACGACGAGGTGGATCGCTTGCAGAATGTTCTGCTCAAATTGGACGACACCAGCTGCAGCAAGATCAGGACGAAGGTGAATGCTGCGGATGAACTTATAAAAGAAGCAATTTGGGAATTTGAAGATTTACTCGAATCCCATGTCTTACCTCAGATTCTTCCACAACTCGACAGCGAGAGAGACAACTTGTCATTCTCTGTAGAGCTGCAGAGTCTGCAACTCCATGTTGATTGCTTCGTcgagaagatgaagaagatggaGGAGGAATACACTTATGAAATGGAGAATATGCCTGAAGAAGAAGGTGAGCCTATTTCCTCAAGAATCGATTTTGGTGGAATCAACTCAAAGATGGTTGGATTATCTCATGAATTTCGAAAAGCCAGAGATGATCTTCTTGAAGATAAAAACTATTCGATTATTGGGATGGCGGGCGTTGGGAAGACAACTCTTGCTAAGCATATTTTTGAAGATCCATCAATTCGGAGCCattttgagtttcgagcatgGGTCAGAGTGGGCAGAAAATGTGAATCCAATGAACTATTACGATGTGTTCTAGCTCAAGTGGATCCCAACGCTTACCAAATGCTTATTCAAGGAGATGATGATGAGGAGGAATTAGTTGGACGATTGAAAGAAACATTGAAGCATAAGAAATGTCTCATCgtgttggatgatgtttggAAAGCAACTCATTGCTTGACAAGTTGCTTACGAGAAAAGAAAATTGGTAGAAGGATTCGATTCTTACTTACAAGTAGAGATAATATAAAATTCTCGCAGCATGGGTACGAAAGAGTACGCTTGTTGAATGAAGAAGAAAGTAAGGAACTACTTGGTGAGAAGGTTTTTGGTGAAGAGGGTTTCCCTCCTCAACTTGAGAAACTCGGAGAGAAGATTGCCAAGAAATGTGAAGGTCTTCCTCTTATGATAATCACGGTTGCAGAGCTCCTATCAAAAGCCGACAAGACCCCAGAATACTGGACTGAGGTACTCGTCAAACAACATAGTCCAGTCTTCCTAGatgcatataatcaaatatcagaGGTACTTTACCCAAGCTATGATTACTTACCCCAATATTTAAAAATGTTATTTCTCTACATGGGAGCTTACTGTCCATATATGGATATTGATCTAACCACGCTCAACGCTACGTTGAGTGCTGATATGTTTCTTCAACCTAGTGGAGAAGaaagttttgaatatttttggCAGACATGCTTGAGCAAGCTTTATATGTGGTATCATCTTGTTCTCGACACATCACATGATGATTACTATTGGAGCAAGCTTAAGTATCGTGTGCATTCTTGCTGGCAGCACGTGTGTAGGGAAGAAGCTAGTAGGGTCAAGTTTCTGCATGTCTTACAAAGTTGTGACGATGTTATAAAAGACCAACGCCGCTTGTGTGCCCATTGGAACAGTTTATTCTGCTTCAAACAAGTGTGTGATTCGATAAAAAGTGATTGTGCATCCATTGTCCGTTCTCTCCTTTGCTATGGTCCTTATCACCCATATCCACTGCCAATACATGCCATGGGTTTCAAGTTGCTCAAGGTACTACATGCTATTAATGTCCGATTTTACCATATCCCAACTGAAATTTTCAAACTAGTTTGTCTACGATATCTTGCCATAACTTACAACGGTGACCTCCCTGCTTCCATATCCAACCTTTTTCACCTTCAATTTTTGATTATTGGTAgacatatgaacattaaaaaacGTGGAGTTCAGTCTTTTGTGCCTGTGCAAATTTGGAACATGCAAGAACTACAACATTTAAATCTACTAGGAAGGGACCTACCAACCCCTAATTCTAATGATGCTACATTGAACAAACTCACCACACTTTTTGGTGTGAGTGCAAACAGTTGTACAAGGGAAGTTCTCAAAAGAATTCCTAATTTAAAGTCATTAGGGATTGAAGTGGAGTTGAAGccttatgatgatgatgaagaaacCAACCCATTGAGTTCTTTAAGTTATATATCAAAACTCTAGAATTTGGAAGCACTTGCATATGATATCACGAATCCGGAGATAAAGAGTGAGTTTCCTACTATTCTTCATCTTTCAATGTTCCCATCAAGTCTCATAGTGTTATCTTTGAGTGGGTTGGGATATCCTTGGGAGTCTCTAAATGACATTGGTTTGCTGCTGCCAAAACTCGAGCTTCTCACATTACAGTGCTATGCCTTTCGAGGCCCAGAGTGGGAAATAAAACCGGGGAGTTTCTTGAATCTTATTGAACTTC
The genomic region above belongs to Salvia miltiorrhiza cultivar Shanhuang (shh) chromosome 5, IMPLAD_Smil_shh, whole genome shotgun sequence and contains:
- the LOC131026509 gene encoding putative late blight resistance protein homolog R1B-17 isoform X2, translated to MAAYGAAASLKNTIQHIPQSCRISLDYHSTQILQPAYDQMDHLQIVLLRLDNTSCSKIRTKVNAVDELIKEAVWEFEDLLESHVLHQILPHLESERHNLSFSVDLQSLQHHVDCFVEMVKMMEEEYIIEMENMAEEEGEPISSRIDFGGIESKMVGLSHEFQKARDNLLEDKSYSIIGMAGVGKTTLAKHIFEDPSIRSHFEFRAWVKVGRKCESYDLLACVLAQVFNVDELLENGENLVDLLKEKLKDEKCLIVFDDVWEMQAVNIFRNFLRHENIDGRIQFLLTSRQAIVCTEGGCEFERLRLLNQEESKELLGEIVFGEEGFPFQLEKLGEKIALKCEGLPLMIVTVAKLLSEADKTPEYWTEVIIKKHSSVFVNAYNQISEVLFPSYNYFPQYLKMFLLYMGAFPPYWDITVKLLFYTLSADVFLYQSGEESFYLFKKTCLGKLSMWYHVVLDKSREDEPWFWYRKYRVHSCWQHMCRVEASRIKFLHVIQSCDDVIKDQRRLCSHWNSLLCFKQVSDSIKNDCASTVRSLLCFGHPYPIPIQAMGFKLLRVLHVGQVRFYHISTEIFKLVCLRLLAITYNGDLPASISNLFQLQFLIIYRHMIIKKLGVQSYMPVQIWDMQELEHIEIPGKDLPTPSTDDATLNKLIRLYGVSANSCTREVLKRIPNLKELEIVVELKPYDDDDEVNPLSSLSYISELRNLGTLCYRIRNPEIRREFPTIFHPSMFPSSLGCLELIGVGYPWGSLNDIGSLLPNLEFLRLECYAFRGPEWEIKPGSFLNLIDLRIEDTDLVQWRAQRGSLPRLRILRMKHCYKLQQLDLSDDQSSITTIKLVDCNPLAVACANQLKDKFSFKLIVESSFELK
- the LOC131026510 gene encoding putative late blight resistance protein homolog R1C-3, producing MAAYGAADSLKNTIERILQSSRISLVSHSPQILPSADYGAVTFLKNTIHCILQLFCISPSPQILLPAYDEVDRLQNVLLKLDDTSCSKIRTKVNAADELIKEAIWEFEDLLESHVLPQILPQLDSERDNLSFSVELQSLQLHVDCFVEKMKKMEEEYTYEMENMPEEEGEPISSRIDFGGINSKMVGLSHEFRKARDDLLEDKNYSIIGMAGVGKTTLAKHIFEDPSIRSHFEFRAWVRVGRKCESNELLRCVLAQVDPNAYQMLIQGDDDEEELVGRLKETLKHKKCLIVLDDVWKATHCLTSCLREKKIGRRIRFLLTSRDNIKFSQHGYERVRLLNEEESKELLGEKVFGEEGFPPQLEKLGEKIAKKCEGLPLMIITVAELLSKADKTPEYWTEVLVKQHSPVFLDAYNQISEVLYPSYDYLPQYLKMLFLYMGAYCPYMDIDLTTLNATLSADMFLQPSGEESFEYFWQTCLSKLYMWYHLVLDTSHDDYYWSKLKYRVHSCWQHVCREEASRVKFLHVLQSCDDVIKDQRRLCAHWNSLFCFKQVCDSIKSDCASIVRSLLCYGPYHPYPLPIHAMGFKLLKVLHAINVRFYHIPTEIFKLVCLRYLAITYNGDLPASISNLFHLQFLIIGRHMNIKKRGVQSFVPVQIWNMQELQHLNLLGRDLPTPNSNDATLNKLTTLFGVSANSCTREVLKRIPNLKSLGIEVELKPYDDDEETNPLSSLSYISKL